A genomic window from Labrus bergylta chromosome 7, fLabBer1.1, whole genome shotgun sequence includes:
- the kcnc1b gene encoding potassium voltage-gated channel subfamily C member 1b isoform X1: MGLSDDKDRIVINVGGIRHQTYRSTLRTLPGTRLSWLAEPDAPNHFDYDAKIEEFFFDRHPGVFAHILNYYRTGKLHCPADVCGPLYEEELAFWGIDETDVEPCCWMTYRQHREAEEALDSFGGGGLLDLANEDPEPEPEHAEDDVDEMTRRLAHGDTHDARSGSLWSRWQKHVWALFEDPYSSKYARWVALASLFFIVVSITTFCLETHEAFNPIINRTELEWVDNVTIEHTYQETETAAYLTYIEGVCVVWFTFEFLMRITFCPNKFDFIRNALNIIDFVAILPFYLEVGLSGLSSKAAKDVLGFLRVVRFVRILRIFKLTRHFVGLRVLGHTLRASTNEFLLLIIFLALGVLIFATMIYYAERIGANPNDPRASDHTHFKNIPIGFWWAVVTMTTLGYGDMYPQTTSGMLVGALCALAGVLTIAMPVPVIVNNFGMYYSLAMAKQKLPKKKNRHIPRAPQPGSPNFCKSSISSQPQSPIAHDDVFEIKFQAPTLQLVDDSDSKLNGEAANAALANEDCPHIDQAISPEEIFSPSERERPCFLVTTAERPNHTGGRVRRGYEKPWSLNSMSGMSGDASGVSSVSALPCSPPCLMQHSHSPIPSIM; encoded by the exons ATGGGCCTGAGCGACGACAAGGATCGCATTGTGATAAACGTGGGAGGGATCAGACATCAGACATACCGCAGCACCCTGCGCACCCTACCTGGCACACGCTTGTCCTGGCTGGCCGAGCCTGATGCCCCCAACCACTTTGACTATGATGCTAAGATCGAGGAGTTCTTTTTTGACCGCCATCCTGGCGTTTTTGCACACATCCTTAATTATTACAGGACAGGTAAGCTGCATTGCCCGGCCGATGTCTGCGGGCCTTTGTACGAGGAGGAGCTGGCCTTCTGGGGTATCGATGAGACAGACGTGGAGCCATGCTGCTGGATGACCTATCGCCAGCACCGGGAGGCAGAGGAGGCCCTTGATAGTTTCGGCGGGGGGGGCTTGTTAGACCTGGCGAATGAGGATCCGGAGCCAGAGCCGGAGCATGCTGAGGATGATGTGGATGAGATGACAAGGAGGCTGGCGCATGGAGACACACATGACGCCAGGAGTGGAAGCCTGTGGAGCCGGTGGCAGAAACATGTTTGGGCTCTGTTTGAGGACCCTTACTCCTCTAAATATGCAAGG TGGGTGGCTTTGGCCTCGCTCTTCTTCATTGTGGTGTCAATCACGACTTTCTGTCTGGAGACCCATGAGGCCTTCAACCCTATTATCAACCGCACTGAGCTTGAGTGGGTGGACAATGTCACAATAGAGCACACCTACCAGGAGACTGAGACTGCGGCCTACCTCACTTACATTGAAGGAGTTTGTGTGGTTTGGTTCACTTTTGAATTTCTAATGCGAATAACTTTCTGCCCAAATAAATTTGACTTCATACGGAATGCCCTAAACATCATCGACTTCGTGGCCATACTGCCCTTCTACCTGGAGGTCGGCCTGAGCGGCCTCTCGTCCAAGGCAGCTAAAGATGTACTTGGTTTCCTGAGAGTTGTCCGCTTTGTGCGAATCCTACGTATCTTCAAGCTGACCCGTCACTTTGTAGGTCTGAGGGTGTTGGGCCACACCTTGAGGGCCAGCACCAATGAGTTCCTGCTCCTCATCATCTTCCTCGCTCTCGGTGTCCTAATCTTTGCCACTATGATCTACTACGCTGAACGGATTGGAGCTAACCCGAACGACCCTCGAGCCAGCGATCACACACACTTCAAGAACATCCCCATTGGATTCTGGTGGGCTGTGGTGACCATGACGACCCTAGGCTATGGAGACATGTACCCTCAGACGACTTCCGGCATGCTAGTTGGAGCCCTTTGCGCCTTGGCTGGTGTACTGACCATCGCCATGCCTGTCCCTGTGATTGTCAACAACTTTGGAATGTATTACTCCCTGGCCATGGCGAAACAGAAActaccaaagaaaaaaaataggcaTATCCCTCGGGCACCCCAACCAGGTTCTCCTAACTTCTGTAAGTCCAGCATCAGCTCCCAACCTCAGAGTCCCATTGCCCATGACGACGTTTTTGAGATAAAGTTTCAAg ctccCACACTTCAATTAGTTGATGATTCAG ATTCCAAGCTGAACGGTGAGGCAGCTAATGCAGCTCTTGCCAATGAAGATTGCCCTCACATAGACCAGGCCATATCTCCGGAGGAAATCTTCAGCCCCAGCGAGAGAGAGCGGCCCTGCTTCCTGGTCACGACTGCTGAACGCCCCAACCACACAGGGGGCAGAGTGAGGAGGG GTTATGAAAAGCCTTGGAGCCTTAACAGCATGTCTGGCATGAGCGGGGATGCCTCTGGAGTGTCCTCAGTGTCCGCCCTGCCCTGCAGCCCACCCTGTCTAATGCAGCACTCACATTCTCCCATCCCATCCATTATGTAG
- the kcnc1b gene encoding potassium voltage-gated channel subfamily C member 1b isoform X2: protein MGLSDDKDRIVINVGGIRHQTYRSTLRTLPGTRLSWLAEPDAPNHFDYDAKIEEFFFDRHPGVFAHILNYYRTGKLHCPADVCGPLYEEELAFWGIDETDVEPCCWMTYRQHREAEEALDSFGGGGLLDLANEDPEPEPEHAEDDVDEMTRRLAHGDTHDARSGSLWSRWQKHVWALFEDPYSSKYARWVALASLFFIVVSITTFCLETHEAFNPIINRTELEWVDNVTIEHTYQETETAAYLTYIEGVCVVWFTFEFLMRITFCPNKFDFIRNALNIIDFVAILPFYLEVGLSGLSSKAAKDVLGFLRVVRFVRILRIFKLTRHFVGLRVLGHTLRASTNEFLLLIIFLALGVLIFATMIYYAERIGANPNDPRASDHTHFKNIPIGFWWAVVTMTTLGYGDMYPQTTSGMLVGALCALAGVLTIAMPVPVIVNNFGMYYSLAMAKQKLPKKKNRHIPRAPQPGSPNFCKSSISSQPQSPIAHDDVFEIKFQAPTLQLVDDSDSKLNGEAANAALANEDCPHIDQAISPEEIFSPSERERPCFLVTTAERPNHTGGRVRRETQRQHRSRQPTESVCVMNHGVPTTMCMTHKDPSPT from the exons ATGGGCCTGAGCGACGACAAGGATCGCATTGTGATAAACGTGGGAGGGATCAGACATCAGACATACCGCAGCACCCTGCGCACCCTACCTGGCACACGCTTGTCCTGGCTGGCCGAGCCTGATGCCCCCAACCACTTTGACTATGATGCTAAGATCGAGGAGTTCTTTTTTGACCGCCATCCTGGCGTTTTTGCACACATCCTTAATTATTACAGGACAGGTAAGCTGCATTGCCCGGCCGATGTCTGCGGGCCTTTGTACGAGGAGGAGCTGGCCTTCTGGGGTATCGATGAGACAGACGTGGAGCCATGCTGCTGGATGACCTATCGCCAGCACCGGGAGGCAGAGGAGGCCCTTGATAGTTTCGGCGGGGGGGGCTTGTTAGACCTGGCGAATGAGGATCCGGAGCCAGAGCCGGAGCATGCTGAGGATGATGTGGATGAGATGACAAGGAGGCTGGCGCATGGAGACACACATGACGCCAGGAGTGGAAGCCTGTGGAGCCGGTGGCAGAAACATGTTTGGGCTCTGTTTGAGGACCCTTACTCCTCTAAATATGCAAGG TGGGTGGCTTTGGCCTCGCTCTTCTTCATTGTGGTGTCAATCACGACTTTCTGTCTGGAGACCCATGAGGCCTTCAACCCTATTATCAACCGCACTGAGCTTGAGTGGGTGGACAATGTCACAATAGAGCACACCTACCAGGAGACTGAGACTGCGGCCTACCTCACTTACATTGAAGGAGTTTGTGTGGTTTGGTTCACTTTTGAATTTCTAATGCGAATAACTTTCTGCCCAAATAAATTTGACTTCATACGGAATGCCCTAAACATCATCGACTTCGTGGCCATACTGCCCTTCTACCTGGAGGTCGGCCTGAGCGGCCTCTCGTCCAAGGCAGCTAAAGATGTACTTGGTTTCCTGAGAGTTGTCCGCTTTGTGCGAATCCTACGTATCTTCAAGCTGACCCGTCACTTTGTAGGTCTGAGGGTGTTGGGCCACACCTTGAGGGCCAGCACCAATGAGTTCCTGCTCCTCATCATCTTCCTCGCTCTCGGTGTCCTAATCTTTGCCACTATGATCTACTACGCTGAACGGATTGGAGCTAACCCGAACGACCCTCGAGCCAGCGATCACACACACTTCAAGAACATCCCCATTGGATTCTGGTGGGCTGTGGTGACCATGACGACCCTAGGCTATGGAGACATGTACCCTCAGACGACTTCCGGCATGCTAGTTGGAGCCCTTTGCGCCTTGGCTGGTGTACTGACCATCGCCATGCCTGTCCCTGTGATTGTCAACAACTTTGGAATGTATTACTCCCTGGCCATGGCGAAACAGAAActaccaaagaaaaaaaataggcaTATCCCTCGGGCACCCCAACCAGGTTCTCCTAACTTCTGTAAGTCCAGCATCAGCTCCCAACCTCAGAGTCCCATTGCCCATGACGACGTTTTTGAGATAAAGTTTCAAg ctccCACACTTCAATTAGTTGATGATTCAG ATTCCAAGCTGAACGGTGAGGCAGCTAATGCAGCTCTTGCCAATGAAGATTGCCCTCACATAGACCAGGCCATATCTCCGGAGGAAATCTTCAGCCCCAGCGAGAGAGAGCGGCCCTGCTTCCTGGTCACGACTGCTGAACGCCCCAACCACACAGGGGGCAGAGTGAGGAGGG aGACCCAGCGACAGCACCGGAGCAGACAACCAACAGAGTCAGTTTGTGTTATGAACCATGGTGTACCTACCACTATGTGTATGACCCATAAAGACCCATCACCCACCTGA
- the kcnc1b gene encoding potassium voltage-gated channel subfamily C member 1b isoform X3: protein MGLSDDKDRIVINVGGIRHQTYRSTLRTLPGTRLSWLAEPDAPNHFDYDAKIEEFFFDRHPGVFAHILNYYRTGKLHCPADVCGPLYEEELAFWGIDETDVEPCCWMTYRQHREAEEALDSFGGGGLLDLANEDPEPEPEHAEDDVDEMTRRLAHGDTHDARSGSLWSRWQKHVWALFEDPYSSKYARWVALASLFFIVVSITTFCLETHEAFNPIINRTELEWVDNVTIEHTYQETETAAYLTYIEGVCVVWFTFEFLMRITFCPNKFDFIRNALNIIDFVAILPFYLEVGLSGLSSKAAKDVLGFLRVVRFVRILRIFKLTRHFVGLRVLGHTLRASTNEFLLLIIFLALGVLIFATMIYYAERIGANPNDPRASDHTHFKNIPIGFWWAVVTMTTLGYGDMYPQTTSGMLVGALCALAGVLTIAMPVPVIVNNFGMYYSLAMAKQKLPKKKNRHIPRAPQPGSPNFCKSSISSQPQSPIAHDDVFEIKFQAPTLQLVDDSDSKLNGEAANAALANEDCPHIDQAISPEEIFSPSERERPCFLVTTAERPNHTGGRVRRETQRQHRSRQPTELDELCPQRLWPHLDHR, encoded by the exons ATGGGCCTGAGCGACGACAAGGATCGCATTGTGATAAACGTGGGAGGGATCAGACATCAGACATACCGCAGCACCCTGCGCACCCTACCTGGCACACGCTTGTCCTGGCTGGCCGAGCCTGATGCCCCCAACCACTTTGACTATGATGCTAAGATCGAGGAGTTCTTTTTTGACCGCCATCCTGGCGTTTTTGCACACATCCTTAATTATTACAGGACAGGTAAGCTGCATTGCCCGGCCGATGTCTGCGGGCCTTTGTACGAGGAGGAGCTGGCCTTCTGGGGTATCGATGAGACAGACGTGGAGCCATGCTGCTGGATGACCTATCGCCAGCACCGGGAGGCAGAGGAGGCCCTTGATAGTTTCGGCGGGGGGGGCTTGTTAGACCTGGCGAATGAGGATCCGGAGCCAGAGCCGGAGCATGCTGAGGATGATGTGGATGAGATGACAAGGAGGCTGGCGCATGGAGACACACATGACGCCAGGAGTGGAAGCCTGTGGAGCCGGTGGCAGAAACATGTTTGGGCTCTGTTTGAGGACCCTTACTCCTCTAAATATGCAAGG TGGGTGGCTTTGGCCTCGCTCTTCTTCATTGTGGTGTCAATCACGACTTTCTGTCTGGAGACCCATGAGGCCTTCAACCCTATTATCAACCGCACTGAGCTTGAGTGGGTGGACAATGTCACAATAGAGCACACCTACCAGGAGACTGAGACTGCGGCCTACCTCACTTACATTGAAGGAGTTTGTGTGGTTTGGTTCACTTTTGAATTTCTAATGCGAATAACTTTCTGCCCAAATAAATTTGACTTCATACGGAATGCCCTAAACATCATCGACTTCGTGGCCATACTGCCCTTCTACCTGGAGGTCGGCCTGAGCGGCCTCTCGTCCAAGGCAGCTAAAGATGTACTTGGTTTCCTGAGAGTTGTCCGCTTTGTGCGAATCCTACGTATCTTCAAGCTGACCCGTCACTTTGTAGGTCTGAGGGTGTTGGGCCACACCTTGAGGGCCAGCACCAATGAGTTCCTGCTCCTCATCATCTTCCTCGCTCTCGGTGTCCTAATCTTTGCCACTATGATCTACTACGCTGAACGGATTGGAGCTAACCCGAACGACCCTCGAGCCAGCGATCACACACACTTCAAGAACATCCCCATTGGATTCTGGTGGGCTGTGGTGACCATGACGACCCTAGGCTATGGAGACATGTACCCTCAGACGACTTCCGGCATGCTAGTTGGAGCCCTTTGCGCCTTGGCTGGTGTACTGACCATCGCCATGCCTGTCCCTGTGATTGTCAACAACTTTGGAATGTATTACTCCCTGGCCATGGCGAAACAGAAActaccaaagaaaaaaaataggcaTATCCCTCGGGCACCCCAACCAGGTTCTCCTAACTTCTGTAAGTCCAGCATCAGCTCCCAACCTCAGAGTCCCATTGCCCATGACGACGTTTTTGAGATAAAGTTTCAAg ctccCACACTTCAATTAGTTGATGATTCAG ATTCCAAGCTGAACGGTGAGGCAGCTAATGCAGCTCTTGCCAATGAAGATTGCCCTCACATAGACCAGGCCATATCTCCGGAGGAAATCTTCAGCCCCAGCGAGAGAGAGCGGCCCTGCTTCCTGGTCACGACTGCTGAACGCCCCAACCACACAGGGGGCAGAGTGAGGAGGG aGACCCAGCGACAGCACCGGAGCAGACAACCAACAGA ATTGGATGAGCTGTGCCCACAGCGTCTTTGGCCCCACCTTGACCACCGATGA
- the sergef gene encoding LOW QUALITY PROTEIN: secretion-regulating guanine nucleotide exchange factor (The sequence of the model RefSeq protein was modified relative to this genomic sequence to represent the inferred CDS: deleted 1 base in 1 codon) encodes METSPRTEFCLHSWGANSYGQLGQGHVEDQSAPRLADITPLQNTAVRAVSGGGGHSVVITENAEVFVCGQNHRGQLGLGHCVDILTFQLCCSLSQRITKVACGWDFTLLLTDCGQVFACGSNAFGQLGVGETVKHSSEPLVVESLKESVVSVAAGLRHSLAASDSGCVYQWGRGLCSHAKRALSPHPVPSHLNSTVPSVVPGLDQKTHMVSAGSVHCVCLTGDGDVFLWGSNKHGQLTSTEPFLSSPSLMKRSLLGGEKVVHVWSGWTHIVAQTETGRVFTWGRGDYGQLGQKKTSSIQNPEQESVGSSAGGPNKKAFLPTEVKALHGAAQIACGSEHNLAIVGGSLLSWGWNEHGMCGDGSQTDVLQPQLVSGLKPLLIGCGAGHSMAVCAEMTDSRQNSAMIPLQRH; translated from the exons ATGGAAACGAGTCCGCGGACGGAGTTTTGTTTACACTCCTGG ggagCAAACAGCTACGGGCAGCTGGGACAGGGACATGTGGAGGACCAGTCAGCCCCCCGGCTCGCAGACATCACTCCTCTTCAAAACACGGCTGTCCGGGCTGTTAGCGGCGGCGGAGGTCACTCCGTGGTTATCACCG AGAATGCCGAGGTGTTTGTGTGCGGACAGAATCACAGAGGACAGCTGGGACTTGGACACTGTGTAGACATCCTCACTTTTCAGCTGTGCTGCAGCCTGAGCCAGAGGATCACAAAAGTAGCCTGTGGTTGGGATTTTACTCTTCTCCTCACTG ATTGTGGTCAAGTGTTTGCATGTGGCTCCAATGCATTCGGACAACTGGGTGTCGGCGAGACAGTCAAACATTCTTCAGAACCTCTGGTTGTTGAG AGTCTGAAGGAGTCAGTGGTGAGTGTAGCAGCAGGACTCAGACATTCATTGGCTGCTTCTG ACTCAGGCTGTGTATACCAGTGGGGGCGTGGTCTTTGCAGTCACGCTAAGAGAGCCCTGAGTCCACATCCTGTCCCATCACACCTTAACTCCACAGTGCCCTCTGTAGTACCAG GTCTGGATCAGAAGACACACATGGTGTCAGCAGGGTCAGTGCATTGTGTGTGCCTCACAG gagacggtgatgtttttctttgggGAAGCAACAAACATGGCCAGCTGACCAGCACAGAGCCTTtcctgtcctctccctctctcatgaAGCGCTCACTTCTGGGTGGAGAAAAAGTTGTCCATGTGTGGAGTGGCTGGACCCATATAGTTGCtcaaacag AGACTGGGAGAGTGTTCACATGGGGCAGAGGAGATTATGGACAGcttggccaaaaaaaaacatcatccatTCAGAACCCTGAGCAGGAGTCAGTGGGGTCC TCAGCTGGAGGTCCAAACAAGAAGGCTTTCCTGCCCACAGAGGTTAAAGCACTCCATGGAGCGGCGCAG ATTGCCTGTGGATCAGAACACAACCTCGCCATTGTTG GGGGGAGTCTCCTCTCCTGGGGCTGGAACGAACATGGGATGTGCGGAGACGGTTCACAGACCGACGTCCTTCAGCCACAGCTCGTTTCTGGGCTCAAACCTCTTCTCATTGGCTGTGGAGCTGGACACTCTATGGCAGTGTGTGCTGAGATGACTGACTCAAGACAAAACTCTGCAATGATTCCACTTCAGAGACATTGA
- the tph1a gene encoding tryptophan 5-hydroxylase 1a isoform X1, whose translation MYSNKNEGPRRGRSFDSMNIGFEEKLLNNEINKSTFTKIEENSEKKNTSEKERATIIFSLKNEVGGLVKALKLFQENHVNLVHIESRKSKRRNSEFEIFVDCDSDHEQLNEIIQLLRKHVNVVDMEPPDNSCLQDKDMYNVPWFPKKISDLDKCANRVLMYGSELDADHPGFKDNVYRKRRKYFADIAMSFKHGDPIPQIEFTEEEVKTWGVVYRELNKLYPTHACREYLKNLPLLSKYCEFREDNIPQLEDVSRFLRERTGFTIRPVAGYLSPRDFLAGLAFRVFHCTQYVRHSSDPLYTPEPDTCHELLGHVPLLAEPSFAQFSQEIGLASLGASDDSVQKLATCYFFTVEFGLCKQEGQLRAYGAGLLSSISELKHALSGNARIMPFDPKVTSKQECIITTFQEVYFVSDSFEEAKVKMREFAKTIKRPFTVRYNPYTQSVDVLKDTPSINSVVEELRHELDIVGDALIRLNKQQGV comes from the exons ATGTACTCAAACAAAAACGAGGGACCACGTAGAGGAAGATCTTTTGACTCCATGAACATTGGCTTTGAAGAAAAGCTGCTCAACAATGAG ATAAACAAATCGACCTTCACAAAAATTGAAGAAAactcagaaaagaagaatacatcagaaaaagagagagcaacAATCATCTTTTCCCTCAAGAATGAAGTGGGAGGACTAGTGAAGGCACTCAAACTCTTCCAA GAAAATCACGTCAACCTCGTCCACATAGAGTCCAGGAAATCCAAGAGACGCAACTCtgagtttgaaatatttgtggACTGCGACAGCGACCACGAACAACTGAATGAAATCATCCAGCTGCTGCGGAAGCATGTGAACGTGGTTGATATGGAGCCTCCAGATAACTCGTGTCTACAAGACAAAG ATATGTACAATGTCCCCTGGTTCCCAAAGAAGATTTCAGACTTGGACAAGTGTGCAAACCGTGTCCTCATGTACGGCTCTGAGCTGGATGCAGATCATCCA GGTTTCAAGGACAATGTTTACCGGAAAAGGCGAAAGTACTTTGCTGATATTGCCATGTCATTCAAACA tgGGGATCCCATTCCTCAAATTGAGTTcacagaggaggaagtgaagactTGGGGAGTTGTATACAGGGAGCTCAACAAGCTGTACCCCACCCACGCCTGCCGGGAATACTTGAAGAACCTGCCTCTGCTGTCCAAATACTGTGAATTTCGGGAGGACAACATTCCTCAGCTGGAAGATGTCTCACGCTTTCTCAGAG AGCGCACTGGGTTTACCATCAGGCCTGTGGCAGGTTATCTGTCCCCGCGTGACTTCCTTGCTGGTTTGGCCTTCCGTGTTTTCCACTGTACTCAGTATGTGCGGCACAGCTCCGACCCATTATACACCCCAGAGCC GGACACGTGCCATGAACTTCTGGGTCACGTCCCACTTCTAGCTGAGCCCAGCTTTGCCCAGTTCTCTCAGGAGATCGGGCTCGCTTCACTCGGGGCCTCAGATGACTCAGTTCAGAAACTGGCCACA TGTTATTTCTTTACGGTGGAGTTTGGCCTATGCAAACAAGAAGGGCAGCTGCGAGCATACGGAGCAGGACTGCTGTCATCTATTAGTGAGCTTaag CATGCACTTTCTGGCAATGCAAGGATAATGCCTTTCGACCCCAAAGTTACATCCAAACAAGAATGCATCATCACAACTTTTCAGGAGGTCTACTTTGTGTCAGACAGCTTTGAGGAAGCCAAAGTCAAGATGAG GGAGTTTGCCAAGACAATCAAGCGTCCCTTCACAGTCAGATACAACCCGTACACCCAGAGTGTGGACGTGCTAAAAGACACTCCAAGCATCAACAGCGTAGTGGAGGAGCTTCGACATGAGCTGGACATAGTCGGCGACGCCCTCATCCGGCTGAACAAGCAGCAGGGCGTCTGA
- the tph1a gene encoding tryptophan 5-hydroxylase 1a isoform X2 gives MVPTTTRLYRNLLCRVACTILDGRHVINKSTFTKIEENSEKKNTSEKERATIIFSLKNEVGGLVKALKLFQENHVNLVHIESRKSKRRNSEFEIFVDCDSDHEQLNEIIQLLRKHVNVVDMEPPDNSCLQDKDMYNVPWFPKKISDLDKCANRVLMYGSELDADHPGFKDNVYRKRRKYFADIAMSFKHGDPIPQIEFTEEEVKTWGVVYRELNKLYPTHACREYLKNLPLLSKYCEFREDNIPQLEDVSRFLRERTGFTIRPVAGYLSPRDFLAGLAFRVFHCTQYVRHSSDPLYTPEPDTCHELLGHVPLLAEPSFAQFSQEIGLASLGASDDSVQKLATCYFFTVEFGLCKQEGQLRAYGAGLLSSISELKHALSGNARIMPFDPKVTSKQECIITTFQEVYFVSDSFEEAKVKMREFAKTIKRPFTVRYNPYTQSVDVLKDTPSINSVVEELRHELDIVGDALIRLNKQQGV, from the exons ATGGTACCGACAACGACAAGGCTCTACCGAAATCTGTTGTGCCGCGTTGCCTGCACAATACTCGATGGGCGACATGTG ATAAACAAATCGACCTTCACAAAAATTGAAGAAAactcagaaaagaagaatacatcagaaaaagagagagcaacAATCATCTTTTCCCTCAAGAATGAAGTGGGAGGACTAGTGAAGGCACTCAAACTCTTCCAA GAAAATCACGTCAACCTCGTCCACATAGAGTCCAGGAAATCCAAGAGACGCAACTCtgagtttgaaatatttgtggACTGCGACAGCGACCACGAACAACTGAATGAAATCATCCAGCTGCTGCGGAAGCATGTGAACGTGGTTGATATGGAGCCTCCAGATAACTCGTGTCTACAAGACAAAG ATATGTACAATGTCCCCTGGTTCCCAAAGAAGATTTCAGACTTGGACAAGTGTGCAAACCGTGTCCTCATGTACGGCTCTGAGCTGGATGCAGATCATCCA GGTTTCAAGGACAATGTTTACCGGAAAAGGCGAAAGTACTTTGCTGATATTGCCATGTCATTCAAACA tgGGGATCCCATTCCTCAAATTGAGTTcacagaggaggaagtgaagactTGGGGAGTTGTATACAGGGAGCTCAACAAGCTGTACCCCACCCACGCCTGCCGGGAATACTTGAAGAACCTGCCTCTGCTGTCCAAATACTGTGAATTTCGGGAGGACAACATTCCTCAGCTGGAAGATGTCTCACGCTTTCTCAGAG AGCGCACTGGGTTTACCATCAGGCCTGTGGCAGGTTATCTGTCCCCGCGTGACTTCCTTGCTGGTTTGGCCTTCCGTGTTTTCCACTGTACTCAGTATGTGCGGCACAGCTCCGACCCATTATACACCCCAGAGCC GGACACGTGCCATGAACTTCTGGGTCACGTCCCACTTCTAGCTGAGCCCAGCTTTGCCCAGTTCTCTCAGGAGATCGGGCTCGCTTCACTCGGGGCCTCAGATGACTCAGTTCAGAAACTGGCCACA TGTTATTTCTTTACGGTGGAGTTTGGCCTATGCAAACAAGAAGGGCAGCTGCGAGCATACGGAGCAGGACTGCTGTCATCTATTAGTGAGCTTaag CATGCACTTTCTGGCAATGCAAGGATAATGCCTTTCGACCCCAAAGTTACATCCAAACAAGAATGCATCATCACAACTTTTCAGGAGGTCTACTTTGTGTCAGACAGCTTTGAGGAAGCCAAAGTCAAGATGAG GGAGTTTGCCAAGACAATCAAGCGTCCCTTCACAGTCAGATACAACCCGTACACCCAGAGTGTGGACGTGCTAAAAGACACTCCAAGCATCAACAGCGTAGTGGAGGAGCTTCGACATGAGCTGGACATAGTCGGCGACGCCCTCATCCGGCTGAACAAGCAGCAGGGCGTCTGA